A genome region from Halorussus pelagicus includes the following:
- a CDS encoding DUF5789 family protein, translating into MADDNEEEAEPAVELGEGESVEGAPLARVASRLHWPVQKSEILRKENGATVRTPEGPRELADLLEQLDETYFESRQEFLEMVRDVTGTGPVPTASE; encoded by the coding sequence ATGGCTGACGACAACGAGGAAGAAGCAGAGCCTGCCGTCGAACTCGGTGAGGGCGAGTCCGTCGAGGGCGCGCCGCTCGCTCGCGTCGCCTCGCGCCTCCACTGGCCCGTCCAGAAGAGCGAAATTCTCCGGAAAGAAAACGGAGCGACCGTCCGGACGCCTGAGGGACCACGCGAACTGGCCGACCTGCTGGAACAGCTCGACGAGACCTACTTCGAGAGCCGACAAGAGTTCCTTGAGATGGTCCGCGACGTGACCGGCACGGGACCAGTCCCGACCGCGAGCGAGTAG
- a CDS encoding CPBP family intramembrane glutamic endopeptidase, which translates to MSVARSVRRGVARLSWVQRALLAGAVLTVVWMSWDVRGLNERLVRDTLVYILAPLGLAFRHGRTLGYRVDRTVIRNTILLSLFVLPFYVVGSSLPTIRTYYPMWETSPALGQFLPHAAMQFLVALAAETYYRGLLCVGVRELGFKSVFISPVVYAFHHMYKPPIELLLSGPTDVLFGAVDYKSNSIVPSVVAHGVGLALLDWLVLHPPLIPPERVVRWLRWLPIPL; encoded by the coding sequence GTGTCGGTCGCCCGGTCGGTCCGCCGGGGCGTCGCCCGGCTGAGTTGGGTTCAGCGCGCGCTCCTCGCGGGTGCCGTCCTGACAGTCGTCTGGATGTCGTGGGACGTGCGCGGACTGAACGAGCGACTGGTCCGGGATACTCTCGTCTACATTCTCGCGCCGCTCGGGCTGGCGTTCCGACACGGCCGCACTCTGGGCTACCGCGTGGACCGGACCGTGATTCGCAACACCATCCTGCTCTCGCTGTTCGTTCTCCCGTTCTACGTCGTCGGGTCGTCGCTCCCGACGATTCGGACTTACTACCCGATGTGGGAGACGAGTCCCGCGCTCGGGCAGTTCCTCCCCCACGCGGCGATGCAGTTCCTCGTCGCGCTCGCCGCCGAGACGTACTACCGGGGACTGCTCTGCGTCGGCGTACGGGAACTCGGGTTCAAGAGCGTCTTCATCAGTCCGGTCGTCTACGCCTTCCACCACATGTACAAGCCGCCCATCGAACTCCTGCTCTCGGGACCGACCGACGTGCTGTTCGGTGCGGTGGACTACAAGAGCAACTCCATCGTACCCTCCGTCGTCGCTCACGGCGTCGGACTGGCGCTGTTGGACTGGTTGGTTCTTCATCCGCCGCTGATTCCCCCCGAGCGCGTGGTTCGATGGCTTCGGTGGCTCCCGATTCCGCTGTGA
- a CDS encoding DUF302 domain-containing protein, which yields MTLPIDPTALDSDDIGEKRATLEMDHQEAVEHVREAFTDAGFGVATEFSPSEMLAEKIGADRDPYHVLGACNPNMADRALDASDNRIGALFPCNVVVWQEEPGRQTVYHVSIMKVARLAGMAPDEAEWEEIVSDTGEFVEEAWSNLDTA from the coding sequence ATGACACTTCCAATCGACCCCACGGCACTCGACAGCGACGACATCGGCGAGAAGCGCGCGACGCTTGAGATGGACCACCAAGAGGCAGTCGAACACGTCCGCGAGGCGTTCACCGACGCCGGATTCGGCGTCGCTACCGAGTTCTCGCCCTCCGAGATGTTGGCCGAGAAAATCGGTGCGGACCGCGACCCCTACCACGTACTGGGCGCATGCAACCCGAACATGGCCGACCGCGCGCTCGACGCTAGCGACAACCGAATCGGCGCGCTGTTCCCGTGTAACGTCGTCGTCTGGCAGGAGGAACCCGGCCGTCAGACCGTCTACCACGTCAGCATCATGAAGGTCGCGCGACTCGCAGGAATGGCTCCCGACGAGGCAGAGTGGGAGGAAATCGTGAGCGACACCGGCGAGTTCGTCGAAGAAGCGTGGTCGAACCTCGATACGGCCTGA
- the nreA gene encoding DNA repair protein NreA — MRLDEYIEGLGPDEADRKRRLAEEKSYEILDYVEQVEDRFSEVTQGDSLFGSTSPSVFVGRSNYPNVSTGILSPVGEEERAADFATSSEWYEQGLDIDNVLQYRTGLLNSNHSADVDNVTDAWDGFVGTQREVAIADRPVDVEIGLSNSLDLDLDVDDVTTPTGPSARATSADLAENPHVPRPVKKTLEDDDWQAQGAMTYLYRRGFDVYDINDILSAGALGRGQNRRLVPTRWSITAVDDTIGQYLRGQIRDRPSIDQTQVWVNEYIGNRYWVVLTPGQWEYELVEMKAPGSVWNQDPTGETWMASAHEGYEGRTGYVDETAGAYYASRLAVLEHLESVGRQAKCLVLREVSDDYWAPVGVWQIRESIRNAFEGEFGETETFHDAVREIAPQLPVSLADLRRKSNMLSGLQANLADFS; from the coding sequence ATGCGTCTCGACGAGTACATCGAGGGACTCGGCCCGGACGAGGCCGACCGCAAGCGCCGACTCGCCGAGGAGAAGTCCTACGAGATTCTCGACTACGTCGAGCAGGTCGAGGACCGTTTCTCCGAGGTCACGCAGGGCGACTCGCTGTTCGGCAGCACCTCGCCCTCGGTGTTCGTCGGCCGGTCGAACTACCCCAACGTCTCGACCGGCATCCTCTCGCCTGTCGGCGAGGAGGAGCGCGCGGCCGACTTCGCCACGAGTAGCGAGTGGTACGAGCAGGGACTCGACATCGACAACGTCCTCCAGTACCGGACCGGCCTGTTGAACTCGAACCACTCCGCGGACGTGGACAACGTGACCGACGCGTGGGACGGGTTCGTCGGCACCCAGCGCGAGGTCGCCATCGCCGACCGGCCGGTAGACGTGGAAATCGGTCTCTCGAACTCGCTGGACCTCGATTTGGACGTGGACGACGTGACGACGCCGACGGGACCCTCCGCGCGGGCCACGTCGGCGGACCTCGCGGAGAACCCCCACGTCCCGCGCCCGGTCAAGAAGACGCTCGAAGACGACGACTGGCAGGCCCAAGGCGCGATGACCTACCTCTACCGCCGAGGGTTCGACGTGTACGACATCAACGACATCCTCTCGGCGGGTGCGCTCGGCCGCGGGCAGAACCGGCGACTCGTCCCGACTCGGTGGTCGATCACCGCGGTTGACGACACCATCGGCCAGTATCTCCGGGGCCAGATACGGGACCGACCGAGCATCGACCAAACGCAGGTCTGGGTCAACGAGTACATCGGCAACCGCTACTGGGTCGTCCTCACGCCCGGCCAGTGGGAGTACGAACTCGTGGAGATGAAGGCCCCCGGAAGCGTCTGGAACCAAGACCCGACCGGCGAAACGTGGATGGCCAGCGCCCACGAGGGGTACGAGGGTCGAACAGGCTACGTGGACGAGACCGCGGGGGCGTACTACGCGTCGCGCCTCGCGGTCCTCGAACACCTCGAGTCCGTCGGGCGACAGGCCAAATGTCTCGTTCTCCGGGAGGTTTCGGACGACTACTGGGCACCGGTCGGCGTCTGGCAAATCCGCGAGAGCATCCGCAACGCCTTCGAGGGCGAGTTCGGAGAGACCGAGACGTTCCACGACGCGGTTCGAGAAATCGCGCCACAGCTACCGGTCTCGCTTGCCGACCTCCGGCGCAAGTCGAACATGCTCTCGGGCCTGCAGGCGAATCTCGCGGACTTCTCCTGA
- a CDS encoding transcription initiation factor IIB — protein MTRSTRQRERQAETEQTEDESEGVRECPECNSDNLVKSSDRAELVCEDCGLVVEEEQIDPGPEWRAFNHQERQEKSRVGAPTTQTMHDKGLTTTIDWKDKDAYGRSISSKKRSQMHRLRKWQERIRTKDAGERNLQFALSEIDRMASALGVPRSVREVASVIYRRALKEDLIRGRSIEGVATSALYAACRKEGIPRSLEEISEVSRVERKEIGRTYRYISQELGLEMKPVDPKKYVPRFCSELELSEEVQTKANEIIETTAEEGLLSGKSPTGYAAAAIYAASLLCNEKKTQREVADVAQVTEVTIRNRYQEQIEAMGIHS, from the coding sequence ATGACACGGTCCACTCGCCAGCGGGAGCGCCAAGCCGAGACGGAGCAAACGGAGGATGAGTCAGAGGGTGTACGGGAATGTCCCGAATGCAATTCTGATAACCTCGTAAAGAGTTCCGACAGGGCGGAACTCGTATGTGAAGACTGCGGCCTCGTCGTCGAGGAAGAGCAGATAGACCCCGGTCCTGAGTGGCGCGCGTTCAACCATCAGGAGCGCCAAGAGAAGTCGCGCGTCGGTGCCCCGACCACGCAGACGATGCACGACAAGGGCCTGACGACGACTATCGACTGGAAGGACAAGGACGCCTACGGGCGGTCCATCTCCTCGAAGAAGCGAAGTCAGATGCATCGCCTGCGCAAGTGGCAAGAGCGCATCCGCACCAAGGACGCGGGCGAGCGCAACCTCCAGTTCGCACTCAGCGAAATCGACCGCATGGCCTCGGCCCTCGGCGTCCCGCGGTCGGTCCGAGAGGTGGCCAGCGTCATCTACCGACGAGCGCTGAAGGAGGACCTGATTCGGGGGCGCTCCATCGAGGGCGTCGCCACCAGCGCGCTCTACGCCGCCTGTCGAAAGGAGGGCATCCCGCGAAGTCTCGAAGAAATCTCGGAGGTATCGCGCGTCGAACGCAAGGAAATCGGTCGAACCTACCGCTACATCTCCCAAGAACTCGGCTTGGAGATGAAACCGGTGGACCCGAAGAAGTACGTTCCGCGATTCTGTTCCGAACTCGAACTCAGCGAGGAAGTCCAGACCAAGGCCAACGAAATCATCGAGACCACCGCCGAGGAGGGTCTGCTCTCGGGTAAGTCGCCCACGGGGTACGCGGCCGCCGCCATCTACGCGGCGTCGCTGCTCTGCAACGAGAAGAAGACCCAGCGTGAGGTCGCGGACGTGGCCCAAGTGACCGAAGTCACTATCCGCAACCGGTATCAGGAACAGATCGAGGCGATGGGCATCCACAGCTAA
- the rnhA gene encoding ribonuclease HI — protein MPVIECDVDAAREKLADAGAEVSAGNSDHEQWRAQLRDANAVAYDGKVVVQGASPQDIETVLRDEGGHAYVYFDGACRGNPGPSSVGWVIVTSEGVAAEGSETIGRATNNQAEYEALIRAVRAARDYGFDTIEVKGDSELIVKQVTGAWNTNDPELRERRVTVRELLTEFDDWELSHVPREINERADKLANEALDDA, from the coding sequence ATGCCCGTCATCGAGTGCGACGTGGACGCCGCGCGGGAGAAACTGGCCGACGCAGGTGCCGAAGTGTCGGCGGGCAACTCCGACCACGAGCAGTGGCGCGCACAACTGCGCGACGCCAACGCGGTCGCCTACGACGGCAAGGTCGTGGTACAGGGCGCAAGTCCACAGGACATCGAGACGGTTCTCCGAGACGAGGGCGGCCACGCCTACGTCTACTTCGACGGCGCGTGTCGGGGGAATCCCGGACCGTCCTCGGTCGGGTGGGTCATCGTCACCAGCGAGGGCGTCGCCGCCGAGGGGAGCGAGACCATCGGCCGCGCGACGAACAATCAGGCTGAGTACGAGGCGCTGATTCGGGCGGTGCGCGCGGCCCGCGACTACGGTTTCGACACCATCGAGGTGAAGGGTGACTCCGAACTCATCGTCAAACAGGTCACGGGCGCGTGGAACACCAACGACCCGGAACTCCGCGAGCGCCGCGTGACCGTCCGAGAACTGCTCACGGAGTTCGACGACTGGGAGTTGAGCCACGTCCCGAGAGAGATAAACGAGCGCGCCGACAAACTGGCCAACGAGGCCCTCGACGATGCCTGA
- a CDS encoding DUF7108 family protein, whose translation MPETHPSDDAIENGDESTADGESADGELPRETVERAERLTRLARDAVDDAEAEAYREERSELLDDHEFRARVREEDPGETLVLHPDEWLEDGLIRTERIEDTDRAVEISLSGPGDPDEWESVEQHNRDIAARVREVHGDVHGDNAAAFADFMGNHYARPVESATSDELSEFFSEYFPRNAWPTEKQRKTVQESIDLVFEVADE comes from the coding sequence ATGCCTGAAACGCACCCTTCTGACGACGCTATCGAGAACGGCGACGAATCGACTGCGGACGGCGAGTCCGCCGACGGCGAACTCCCGAGAGAGACCGTCGAGCGCGCCGAGCGCCTGACGCGACTCGCGCGCGACGCCGTGGACGACGCGGAGGCCGAGGCCTACCGCGAGGAGCGAAGCGAACTCCTCGACGACCACGAGTTCAGGGCGCGCGTCCGCGAGGAGGACCCCGGCGAGACGCTTGTCCTTCACCCCGACGAGTGGCTCGAAGACGGACTGATCCGGACCGAACGCATCGAGGACACCGACCGCGCAGTCGAGATATCGCTGTCCGGGCCGGGCGACCCCGACGAGTGGGAATCAGTCGAGCAACACAACCGCGACATCGCGGCGCGCGTCCGCGAGGTCCACGGCGACGTTCACGGCGACAACGCCGCCGCGTTCGCCGACTTCATGGGGAATCACTACGCTCGGCCGGTCGAATCGGCGACTAGCGACGAACTGTCGGAGTTCTTCTCGGAGTATTTCCCACGGAACGCGTGGCCGACGGAAAAACAACGCAAAACGGTCCAAGAGTCTATCGACCTCGTGTTTGAGGTCGCCGACGAGTAA
- a CDS encoding PadR family transcriptional regulator: protein MSEAQTLTETSTARNLTAFQKNILSILSEEAMYGLAIKRELEDYYGEEVNHGRLYPNLDTLVEKGYVEKSELDKRTNQYELTDEGLAVVVDLLEWTLSKFVTGEDRAEQIRNLVADNE from the coding sequence ATGTCAGAGGCACAGACACTCACAGAGACTAGTACAGCACGCAACCTCACCGCCTTCCAAAAGAATATCCTGAGCATCCTCTCGGAAGAAGCGATGTACGGACTCGCCATCAAGCGCGAGCTGGAGGACTACTACGGGGAGGAAGTCAATCACGGTCGCCTGTACCCCAACCTCGACACGCTCGTCGAGAAGGGCTACGTGGAGAAGAGCGAACTCGACAAGCGGACCAACCAGTACGAGCTGACCGACGAGGGCCTCGCGGTCGTCGTGGACCTACTCGAGTGGACGCTCTCGAAGTTCGTCACGGGCGAAGACCGCGCCGAGCAGATTCGCAACCTCGTCGCGGACAACGAGTAA
- a CDS encoding inorganic diphosphatase: MANLWEDLETGPNPPEEIYAVVECLKGERNKYEYDKDIPGVVLDRVLHSNVHYPSDYGFIPQSYYDDEDPFDVLVLVEDQTFPGCVIEARPVALMKMDDDGEQDDKVIAVPSEDPRYDNVQDVDDLSSQQKDEISEFFETYKNLEAGKETETLGWEDKESAKDAIEHAMDLYEENFA; this comes from the coding sequence ATGGCTAATCTCTGGGAAGACTTGGAAACCGGACCGAACCCGCCCGAAGAAATCTACGCCGTCGTGGAATGTCTCAAAGGCGAGCGCAACAAGTACGAGTACGACAAGGACATCCCCGGCGTCGTCCTCGACCGCGTTCTCCACAGTAACGTCCACTACCCGAGCGACTACGGCTTCATCCCGCAGTCCTACTACGACGACGAGGACCCCTTCGACGTGCTCGTCCTCGTCGAGGACCAGACGTTCCCCGGCTGTGTCATCGAGGCCCGTCCGGTCGCGCTGATGAAGATGGACGACGACGGCGAACAGGACGACAAGGTCATCGCGGTTCCCTCCGAGGACCCGCGCTACGACAACGTGCAGGACGTAGACGACCTCAGCAGTCAGCAGAAAGACGAAATCTCTGAGTTCTTCGAGACGTACAAGAACCTCGAAGCGGGCAAAGAGACCGAAACGCTCGGCTGGGAAGACAAGGAGTCGGCGAAAGACGCCATCGAGCACGCGATGGACCTCTACGAAGAGAACTTCGCCTAA
- a CDS encoding DHH family phosphoesterase yields MAFGSSLGSTEMVVVAVTLVFSGGLVLYAAQSLTDWRREDGDEPVDALKNTVAGQNRVALVVPEGPSIDALAAAMGLQTLCTEWGVTAHLFAEGPVTGEDSKTFSNIFDLELSVIGDGAEELTDADAAIAVGGGGGTPRLSNNPPVVAVVRHRPTAEENILTVTPTDDGATATTITRLLEDENVVPDQRVATALLHGVRAGTREFRRANGKHDYEAAGFLHAYADLGRIEDLRSPGMSGDTFDVISDAIANRERRASFAVTNVGSVPSVSALEEAADTMLRLEGVSTAAVFGIHEETIVVSCRADDVRTNAFDILDSAFGTSETTGGNTDSATARVPLGLFAQVGGEHEETLDMLIDASTRKALFEAFESS; encoded by the coding sequence ATGGCTTTCGGGTCCTCGCTCGGCAGTACAGAGATGGTCGTAGTAGCCGTGACGCTCGTCTTCTCGGGCGGGTTGGTCCTTTATGCCGCCCAATCGCTCACCGACTGGCGGCGCGAGGACGGGGACGAACCGGTGGACGCGCTGAAAAACACCGTCGCGGGACAAAACCGCGTCGCGCTCGTCGTCCCCGAGGGACCGAGCATCGACGCGCTCGCGGCCGCGATGGGTCTCCAGACGCTCTGCACCGAGTGGGGCGTCACCGCCCACCTGTTCGCGGAGGGGCCGGTCACGGGCGAGGACAGCAAGACGTTCTCCAACATCTTCGACCTCGAACTGTCGGTCATCGGCGACGGGGCCGAGGAGTTGACCGACGCCGACGCCGCCATCGCGGTCGGCGGCGGCGGCGGCACGCCGCGCCTCTCGAACAACCCGCCGGTCGTCGCCGTCGTTCGCCACCGACCGACCGCCGAGGAGAACATCCTCACGGTCACGCCGACCGACGACGGCGCGACCGCAACGACGATCACGCGCCTGTTGGAAGACGAAAACGTCGTCCCCGACCAGCGAGTCGCCACCGCGCTCCTCCACGGCGTCCGGGCCGGGACCCGCGAGTTCCGCCGGGCGAACGGCAAGCACGACTACGAGGCCGCCGGGTTCCTCCACGCCTACGCCGACCTCGGGCGCATCGAGGACCTGCGCTCGCCGGGGATGAGCGGCGACACCTTCGACGTGATCAGCGACGCTATCGCCAACCGCGAGCGCCGGGCGAGTTTCGCCGTGACGAACGTCGGGTCGGTGCCCTCCGTCTCGGCGCTCGAAGAGGCCGCCGACACGATGCTCCGACTCGAAGGCGTCTCGACCGCCGCCGTCTTCGGCATCCACGAGGAGACCATCGTCGTCTCCTGCCGGGCCGACGACGTGCGGACCAACGCCTTCGACATTCTCGACTCGGCGTTCGGCACCAGCGAGACGACCGGCGGCAACACCGATTCGGCGACCGCTCGCGTCCCGCTCGGCCTGTTCGCGCAGGTCGGCGGCGAACACGAGGAAACCCTCGACATGCTCATCGACGCCAGCACCCGGAAGGCGCTGTTCGAGGCGTTCGAGAGTTCGTAG
- a CDS encoding alkaline phosphatase family protein, which translates to MGLFDKLRGDDKPRVAFLGIDGVPYSFLKDHFDEFEHLAALAEEGSSGAIDSIVPPESSACWPSLTTGVNPGKTGVYGFQDREIGSYDTYVPMGRDVQATRLWDRVQDAGRDATVMNVPVTFPPQRNVQRMVSGFLSPSIDKAAYPDELRDYLQSIDYKLDANPKLGHDEDKEAFIEDAHKTLDARYEAFKHYLQQDDWDLFFGVFMTTDRVNHFLYKHYEEDMEYKEEFVEFYRKVDRYLGEIRQNLPDDVTMMVASDHGFTSLDYEVHFNEWLRQEGWLSYEDDDHEELGDISDDTEAYSLIPGRFYINLEDREPRGSVPESEYEQKRAQLKEALENLEGPEGRKVCDRVVEKEEAFHGDHDDIAPDLVAIPNHGFDLKAGFKGHADVFGHGPRNGMHSFDNASLFVDDPDATIRDVDLYDIAPTILDLMEMEYDAGEFDGKSLV; encoded by the coding sequence ATGGGTCTCTTCGACAAGCTTCGTGGCGACGACAAGCCCCGCGTGGCGTTCCTCGGTATCGACGGCGTTCCGTACAGTTTCCTTAAGGACCACTTCGACGAGTTCGAGCATCTGGCCGCCCTCGCTGAGGAAGGTTCCTCGGGTGCGATAGACAGCATCGTGCCGCCCGAGTCGTCGGCCTGCTGGCCGTCGCTGACGACCGGCGTTAACCCCGGAAAGACCGGCGTCTACGGCTTTCAGGACCGAGAAATAGGCTCCTACGACACCTACGTCCCGATGGGCCGCGACGTGCAGGCGACCCGCCTCTGGGACCGTGTGCAGGACGCCGGACGGGACGCCACCGTCATGAACGTCCCCGTCACTTTCCCGCCCCAGCGCAACGTCCAGCGGATGGTCTCGGGGTTCCTCTCGCCGAGCATCGACAAGGCCGCGTACCCTGACGAACTGCGCGATTACCTGCAGTCCATCGACTACAAACTCGATGCGAACCCGAAACTCGGACACGACGAAGACAAAGAAGCGTTCATCGAGGACGCCCACAAGACGCTCGACGCGCGCTACGAGGCGTTCAAACACTACCTCCAGCAGGACGACTGGGACCTCTTCTTCGGCGTCTTCATGACGACTGACCGAGTGAACCACTTCCTCTACAAGCACTACGAGGAGGACATGGAGTACAAAGAGGAGTTCGTAGAGTTCTACCGGAAGGTGGACCGCTATCTCGGCGAGATTCGCCAGAATCTCCCCGACGACGTAACGATGATGGTCGCCTCCGACCACGGGTTCACCTCGCTGGACTACGAGGTCCACTTCAACGAGTGGCTTCGACAGGAGGGGTGGCTCTCCTACGAGGACGACGACCACGAGGAGTTGGGCGACATCAGCGACGACACCGAGGCCTACTCGCTCATCCCCGGCCGGTTCTACATCAACCTCGAAGACCGCGAACCTCGCGGGAGCGTCCCCGAGAGCGAGTACGAACAGAAGCGCGCGCAACTCAAGGAGGCGCTCGAAAACCTCGAAGGTCCCGAGGGCCGGAAGGTCTGTGACCGCGTGGTCGAGAAGGAGGAGGCGTTCCACGGCGACCACGACGACATCGCGCCCGACCTCGTCGCCATCCCGAACCACGGCTTCGACCTCAAGGCCGGGTTCAAGGGTCACGCGGACGTGTTCGGTCACGGTCCCCGCAACGGTATGCATAGCTTCGACAACGCCTCGCTGTTCGTGGACGACCCCGACGCGACGATTCGGGACGTGGACCTCTACGACATCGCGCCGACGATTCTCGACCTGATGGAGATGGAGTACGACGCGGGCGAGTTCGACGGGAAGAGTCTCGTCTGA
- a CDS encoding HVO_A0114 family putative DNA-binding protein, which translates to MTEPEIDPTTLTIRVESAESFFEDALDDLSGLESGDEVAETHVLSLPDEEALDRVLNPKNLALLRATLNDEPASVRELARAVERDVKNVSTAVNELAELGVLELEQDGRAKRPVVWYDEIEVRYSLRNPDLGGRTAGLS; encoded by the coding sequence ATGACCGAACCAGAAATCGACCCGACGACGCTCACGATTCGCGTCGAATCGGCCGAATCGTTTTTCGAAGACGCATTAGACGACCTCAGCGGACTCGAATCAGGCGACGAGGTCGCGGAGACCCACGTTCTCAGTCTGCCGGACGAAGAAGCACTCGACCGGGTGTTGAACCCGAAAAATCTCGCGTTGCTCCGGGCGACGCTGAACGACGAGCCAGCGAGCGTCCGAGAGTTAGCTCGTGCCGTCGAGCGCGACGTAAAAAACGTCTCGACCGCGGTAAACGAACTCGCCGAACTCGGCGTCCTCGAACTCGAACAGGACGGGCGAGCGAAACGGCCAGTCGTGTGGTACGACGAAATCGAAGTCCGGTACTCGCTTCGAAATCCGGACCTCGGCGGACGAACTGCCGGTCTCTCGTAG
- a CDS encoding toxin-antitoxin system TumE family protein: MAPSDRDDVVVVFDRRRDFGTDIVKLRVLRVPCSEKFPNGVKYAYHYAEKGADVPYLRYDNHHGVHERHEGEHVEEVEFPGYETLLRQFAREIPVHLQLHR; the protein is encoded by the coding sequence ATGGCTCCGAGCGACCGCGACGATGTTGTCGTCGTTTTCGACCGTCGCCGTGACTTTGGTACCGACATCGTGAAACTTCGCGTTCTTCGTGTCCCCTGTTCAGAGAAGTTTCCAAACGGGGTCAAGTACGCGTACCACTACGCAGAGAAAGGGGCAGATGTTCCGTATCTTCGGTACGACAACCACCACGGCGTACACGAGAGACACGAAGGAGAACACGTCGAGGAGGTCGAGTTTCCGGGATACGAAACGTTGCTCCGGCAGTTCGCTCGGGAAATTCCGGTTCACCTCCAGTTGCACCGCTGA
- a CDS encoding tubulin/FtsZ family protein, giving the protein MKVVLIGVGQAGGKLTQRLAQYDQKMGFDAVQGALAVNSAKADLRELDLDTVLIGQDRVKGHGVGGDNELGAEVMQNDATQVMDALDGRITAQAEAIFVVAGLGGGTGSGGAPVLARELNRVYQIPVYGLGVLPGRGEGAMYQANAGRSLKTLVREADATLLIDNDAWHTSGESMGEAFEKINQNIAQRVGLLFASGEAVEGVGESVVDSSEVINTLRSGGIATLGFASAKAAEDAEENVNAVTSMTRKALLSNLSLPNAIEADSGLLVVAGQPESIPRKGVERARKWVEQETGSLQVRGGDFPLDSDRLAALIVLGGVERSERVEEFLERAKEASKEADEPDEDPAEQFHNDELEDLI; this is encoded by the coding sequence ATGAAAGTCGTCCTGATTGGTGTCGGACAGGCCGGGGGGAAACTCACCCAGCGACTGGCCCAGTACGACCAGAAGATGGGTTTCGATGCGGTACAGGGAGCCCTCGCTGTCAACTCCGCGAAGGCGGACCTTCGAGAGCTAGACCTCGATACAGTGCTGATCGGACAGGACCGCGTGAAAGGCCACGGCGTCGGCGGTGACAACGAGTTGGGTGCCGAAGTCATGCAGAACGACGCGACGCAGGTGATGGACGCCTTGGACGGCCGTATCACCGCGCAGGCCGAGGCTATCTTCGTCGTCGCGGGACTCGGTGGCGGCACGGGGTCGGGCGGCGCGCCCGTCCTCGCGCGCGAACTCAACCGCGTCTACCAGATTCCGGTGTACGGACTCGGCGTCCTCCCCGGCCGGGGCGAGGGGGCGATGTATCAGGCCAACGCCGGGCGCTCGCTCAAGACCCTCGTCCGGGAGGCCGACGCGACGCTCCTCATCGACAATGACGCGTGGCACACCTCGGGCGAGAGCATGGGCGAGGCCTTCGAGAAGATAAACCAGAACATCGCCCAGCGCGTCGGCCTGCTGTTCGCCTCGGGCGAAGCGGTCGAAGGCGTCGGCGAGAGCGTCGTTGACTCCAGCGAGGTCATCAACACACTCCGCTCGGGTGGTATCGCCACGCTCGGGTTCGCCAGTGCGAAGGCCGCCGAGGACGCCGAGGAGAACGTCAACGCCGTGACCTCGATGACCCGGAAGGCCCTGTTGAGCAATCTTAGCCTCCCGAACGCCATCGAGGCCGATTCCGGTCTCCTCGTCGTTGCCGGACAACCGGAGTCCATCCCGCGAAAGGGCGTCGAGCGCGCGCGAAAGTGGGTCGAACAGGAGACCGGCAGTCTACAGGTCCGAGGCGGTGACTTCCCGCTCGACAGCGACCGACTCGCGGCGCTCATCGTTCTCGGCGGCGTCGAACGCTCCGAGCGCGTCGAGGAGTTCCTCGAACGCGCGAAGGAAGCGAGCAAGGAGGCCGACGAACCCGACGAGGACCCGGCCGAGCAGTTCCACAACGACGAGCTAGAGGACTTGATTTAG